ccccccatccctgcacgTACCAGCCTCCCCCATCCCCGCAGCACCCTTCCATCCGCCCATGGTCACCGCAGGGCTGCCCCCCACCCGTCTGgcagtgtcgtcccccccccgccgagcCCACCTGAAATGAACACATAAGCGTTTCATCCACGCTCATCATGGCGCCCGCGTTGTCGAACTCCCCGCAGTAGTTGGGCGCCGAGAAAAGGGTGACGAGCTGGCGCTTGGCGAAGAACTCGTAGCCGTCTTCCACTACCTGCACGGGTATCGGAGATGGCACTGAGCCAGGCACCCCTGGGGCAAATACTTACCCCCTGGGGCAAATACCCACCCCCTGGGGAGAATATACCCACTGTCCAGGGAAAATATACCCACCCCTCGGGCGAATACCCACCACCTGGGGCAAATATACCCACCCCCTGGGTGAATACCCACTGCCCAAGGCAAATATACCCACCCCTGGGGCAAATACCCACCCCTCGGGGAGAATATACTCACCCCTGAGGCAAATACCCACCACTTGGGGCAACTATATCCACCCCTGGGGTGAACACACCCCCCAGGGCAAATATATCCACAACTCAGGGCAAATATACCTACACTGGGGTGAATACCTACCCCCTGGGGCAAATATACCCACCCCTGGGGCAAATATACCCACCACTCGGGGCAAATATACCTACACTGGGGTGAATACCTACCCTCTGGGGCAAATATACCCACCCCTGGGGCAAATATACCCACCACTCGGGGCAAATATACCTACACTGGGGTGAATATCTACCTCCTGGGGCAAATATACTCCCTCTGGGGTGAATATACGCACCTCCTGGGGCAAATATACCCACCCCTGGGTCCTCCTGCCCACACGGTCCCAACAAGCACCCTCAACACCCCCAAGTTTAAACATTACCATGGGGTAAATACCTCACCAGGAACCCCACCTGGCAGCCCCAAGAGCAAATACTGCCCTTGAGGGGCAAATATTAGGGGTAGaaacctctgccccatagcggatACCCACCGGGGACCCAAACTGACCCCCCAGCGGTACCTGGTGCGCCCGGCAGATGAGATCCAGGTCGTGTTTGTGCAGGAACTTGGCCACCACCTCTGCCCCGAAGGTGAAGGAGACGCCGCGGTCGTTCTCGCCCCATCCCTGCACGTCCTTGTCGGGGTCGGACCAGAGCAGGTCACAGAGCAGACCCTGATCCGGCACGTCCGTGGGGCGCATGATCCGCCGGATCTGCTCCATCGACTGCAGGTCGGGAGACAGCCCTGCGGGAATAGGGGGGGCCACGTCAGGCGCTGCCTCTTCGGCAACAGCCCCCATCCCTTCGGGGCACCCCCAAAGCACCATCACAGAGCTCCTGTCCCCCTACTTCCAGCCCCCCAAAGTCCCTATTCCCCTCGAGGCATCCCCAAAGCATCATCACAGAGCTCCTGtcaccccttccagccccccaaacTCCCTGTCCCCTCAGGGCACCCCCAAAGCATCATCACAGAGCTCCTGtcacccccttccagccccccaaacTCCCTGTCCCCTCAGGGCACCCCCAAAACATCATCATAGAGCTCCTGTCCCCCACTTCCAGCCCCCCAAAGTCCCTATTCCCCTCGGGGCATCCCCAAAGCATCATCACAGAGCTCCTGTCTCCCCACTTCCAGCCCCCCAAACTCCCTGTCTCCTCAGGGCACCCCCAAAGCATCATCACAGAGCTCCTGTCACCCTCTTCCagccccccaaagcccctgtCCCCTCGAGGCATCCCCAAAGCATCATCATAGAGCTCCTGTCTCCCCACTTCCagccccccaaagcccctgtCCCCTCGAGGCATCCCCAAAGCATCATCATAGAGCTCCTGtcacccccttccagccccccaaacTCCCTGTCCCCTCAGGGCACCCCCAAAGCATCATCACAGAGCTCCTGtcacccccttccagccccccaaacTCCCTGTCCCCTCAGGGCACCCCCAAAGCATCATCACAGAGCTCCTGtcacccccttccagccccccaaacTCCCTGTCCCCTCAGGGCACCCCCAAAGCATCATCACAAAGCTCCTGTCACCTTCTTCCagccccccaaagcccctgtCCCCTCGAGGCATCCCCAAAGCATCATCATAGAGCTCCTGtcaccccttccagccccccaaacTCCCTGTCCCCTCAGGGCACCCCCAAAGCATCATCACAGGGCTCCTGtcacccccttccagccccccaaacTCCCTGTCTCCTCAGGGCACCCCCAAAGCATCATCACAAAGCTCCTGTCACCCTCTTCCagccccccaaagcccctgtCCCCTCGAGGCATCCCCAAAGCATCATCACAGAGCTCCTGTCTCCCCACTTCCagccccccaaagcccctgtCCCCTCGAGGCATCCCCAAAGCATCATCACAGAGCTCCTGTCTCCCCACTTCCAGCCCCCCAAAGTCCCTATTCCCCTCGAGGCATCCCCAAAGCATCATCACAGAGCTCCTGTCACCCACTTCCAGCCCCCCAAAGTCCCTATTCCCCTCGGGGCATCCCCAAAGCATCATCACAGAGCTCCTGTCTCCCCACTTCCagccccccaaagcccctgtCCCCTCGAGGCACCCCCAAAGCATCATCATAGAGCTCCTGTCACCCCACTTCCAGCCCCCCAAAGTCCCTATTCCCCTCGAGGCATCCCCAAAGCACCATCACAGAGCTCCTGtcaccccttccagcccctcaaACTCCCTGTCCCCTCAGGGCACCCCCAAAGCATCATCACAGAGCTCCTGtcacccccttccagccccccaaacTCCCTGTCTCCTCAGGGCACCCCCAAAGCATCATCACAAAGCTCCTGTCACCCTCTTCCagccccccaaagcccctgtCCCCTCGAGGCATCCCCAAAGCATCATCACAGAGCTCCTGtcacccccttccagccccccaaacTCCCTGTCTCCTCAGGGCACCCCCAAAGCATCATCACAAAGCTCCTGTCACCCTCTTCCagccccccaaagcccctgtCTCCTCGAGGCATCCCCAAAGCATCATCATAGAGCTCCTGTCTCCCCACTTCCAGCCCCCCAAAGCCCCGAGCAGGGTCGTGCCCACCTCCATGGCAGCAGAAGATCTTCTCATCCACAATAGCGGCGATGGGCAAACAGTTGAAGCAGTCGGTGAACGTCTTCCAGAGCTTGATGTTGTATCGCCGCTTGCCTGCAAAAGGCAGTGGGTgtgggtgcctttttttttttggggggggacagCGTACAGGGGCACGTGAGGCTCCCCATGAGCCCTCCAGAAGCCCAGCAGAGCTCTGGCTGCATGGGGGCAATGCCATTGGGTGGCACTGTGTCACTGTGGCTGACAGGAGGGATACAGGGGACACTCCATGTGGAcggtgctgggagcactggggtggTACAGGTCGGTTGTGGGTACGCGGATGGCAAAAGGGtggcagggggacatggggatggcaggaggacCTCCCCCCCGGTCACAGCAGCTGTCGGTGCAGGACAGCGTGGGGACagcagagaggggacaggggCGCAGGACTCACACTCGTCGTAGAAGCCGTAGATGCGGTTGATGCTGGCACACTCGTGGTTGCCGCGCAGCAGGAAGAAGTTCTCGGGGTACTTGATCTTGTAGGCCAGcagaaggcaaatggtctccAGCGACTGCTTGCCCCGGTCCACGTAGTCGCCCAGGAACAGGTAGTTGCTCTCGGGGGGAAAGCCCCCGTACTCAAAAAGCCTCAGCAGGTCGTAGTACTGCCCGTGGATGTCACCttagggggggacacacaggatgTCCGTGGAACCCCAgctccccaaaacaccccacaGCGGGCCCCGGTGCTACCCATCCATGTCCCTGGGGGATGCACTGGGATGCCCAGCTGGCCCTGGGGGCTCGCCCAGTTTGTGCCCGGGTTGCCCGGCCGGCGTGGCACCCATCCAGCCCTCACCGCAGATCTTGAGGGGTGCCTCCAACTCCAGGAGGATGGGCTGGCTGAGGAAAATCTCCCGCGACTTGAGGCAGAGCCCTCGGATCTCGTTCTCCGTCAGCTGTACGTTCTTCCCCGGCCGCGACCCTTGGACTGGCCCCCAGGAGAGAGACGGGCATCAGGGATCCCACCAGTGTCACCCCAGTGTCGGGGCTGTGGCACACCCCCGTGCCCACAGACTGGCAGGAGCCATGGGCATGAGGGATCCGAGGGATttgggtgtccccccctgccacccacAGAGGGTCCTGGCCTGCCCCAGGATGGGTGGGCATGGATCACCCTCCCCGCCCCAGGTCACCCCTCTG
This portion of the Numenius arquata unplaced genomic scaffold, bNumArq3.hap1.1 HAP1_SCAFFOLD_1621, whole genome shotgun sequence genome encodes:
- the PPP1CA gene encoding serine/threonine-protein phosphatase PP1-alpha catalytic subunit isoform X1, which gives rise to MADTEKLNLDSIISRLLEGERPRRDPPTPHTGPVQGSRPGKNVQLTENEIRGLCLKSREIFLSQPILLELEAPLKICGDIHGQYYDLLRLFEYGGFPPESNYLFLGDYVDRGKQSLETICLLLAYKIKYPENFFLLRGNHECASINRIYGFYDECKRRYNIKLWKTFTDCFNCLPIAAIVDEKIFCCHGGLSPDLQSMEQIRRIMRPTDVPDQGLLCDLLWSDPDKDVQGWGENDRGVSFTFGAEVVAKFLHKHDLDLICRAHQVVEDGYEFFAKRQLVTLFSAPNYCGEFDNAGAMMSVDETLMCSFQILKPADKNKGKYGQFSGLNPAGRPVTPPRNSAKAKK
- the PPP1CA gene encoding serine/threonine-protein phosphatase PP1-alpha catalytic subunit isoform X3, which produces MADTEKLNLDSIISRLLEGDIHGQYYDLLRLFEYGGFPPESNYLFLGDYVDRGKQSLETICLLLAYKIKYPENFFLLRGNHECASINRIYGFYDECKRRYNIKLWKTFTDCFNCLPIAAIVDEKIFCCHGGLSPDLQSMEQIRRIMRPTDVPDQGLLCDLLWSDPDKDVQGWGENDRGVSFTFGAEVVAKFLHKHDLDLICRAHQVVEDGYEFFAKRQLVTLFSAPNYCGEFDNAGAMMSVDETLMCSFQILKPADKNKGKYGQFSGLNPAGRPVTPPRNSAKAKK
- the PPP1CA gene encoding serine/threonine-protein phosphatase PP1-alpha catalytic subunit isoform X2, whose protein sequence is MADTEKLNLDSIISRLLEVQGSRPGKNVQLTENEIRGLCLKSREIFLSQPILLELEAPLKICGDIHGQYYDLLRLFEYGGFPPESNYLFLGDYVDRGKQSLETICLLLAYKIKYPENFFLLRGNHECASINRIYGFYDECKRRYNIKLWKTFTDCFNCLPIAAIVDEKIFCCHGGLSPDLQSMEQIRRIMRPTDVPDQGLLCDLLWSDPDKDVQGWGENDRGVSFTFGAEVVAKFLHKHDLDLICRAHQVVEDGYEFFAKRQLVTLFSAPNYCGEFDNAGAMMSVDETLMCSFQILKPADKNKGKYGQFSGLNPAGRPVTPPRNSAKAKK